From a single Alkalihalophilus pseudofirmus genomic region:
- a CDS encoding DNA polymerase IV, which produces MMNQRRVIFHIDMNSFYASVEMSYDPTLLGKPLAIAGNVEERRGIIVTSSYEARAKGVKTTMPVWKALRLCPDLELRRPNFERYKESSRALFELLREYTPLVQPVSIDEGYLDVTAYLSKIHPLHLAAEIQRRIKVELDLPCSIGIAPNKFLAKMASDMKKPNGITILRKRDMKEKLWPLPIGEMHGIGRRTVEKWEKKGIKTIGDLAHAQMGDVQAWFGTNGRKLHERANGIDHRPVDPEAIYEFKTIGHSTTLKQNTKNMAVIDQTLKQLSQSVSRRLEKKQVFARGVQLTIRYHDWQTITRSQKLSNPAQKPEDLYKQAKQIFLKAWNQESVRLLGISTYDLIEQQYAYKQLDLFHYQDDIKEEKLSHLVKEVHEKFGEQALQKGLSGKWKRKEVASTEEGTSFSKDFLEPE; this is translated from the coding sequence ATCATGAATCAAAGAAGAGTTATTTTTCATATTGATATGAATAGCTTCTATGCCTCTGTGGAAATGTCATATGATCCCACTTTACTAGGAAAACCTCTTGCGATTGCTGGAAATGTAGAAGAGCGTCGCGGAATTATTGTCACCAGCAGTTATGAGGCTCGTGCAAAAGGGGTTAAAACAACGATGCCAGTTTGGAAGGCCCTTCGTCTTTGTCCGGACTTAGAGTTAAGAAGACCAAATTTTGAGCGGTACAAAGAATCGTCCCGTGCTTTATTTGAGTTATTAAGAGAATACACTCCGCTTGTTCAGCCAGTATCAATTGATGAAGGGTATTTGGATGTAACAGCGTATCTGTCCAAAATACACCCTCTGCATTTGGCCGCAGAAATTCAACGCCGTATTAAAGTAGAGCTTGATTTGCCATGTAGTATTGGTATTGCCCCAAATAAGTTTTTGGCAAAGATGGCAAGTGACATGAAAAAGCCTAATGGCATTACCATTTTGAGAAAACGAGATATGAAAGAGAAGTTATGGCCTTTGCCAATTGGTGAGATGCATGGGATTGGAAGGCGCACTGTAGAAAAGTGGGAAAAGAAAGGGATCAAAACAATTGGTGATCTGGCACATGCTCAAATGGGAGATGTTCAAGCCTGGTTTGGAACAAACGGCCGAAAGCTTCACGAACGAGCAAATGGTATTGATCATCGCCCGGTAGACCCTGAAGCGATCTACGAATTTAAAACAATTGGCCATTCAACCACCTTAAAGCAAAATACTAAAAACATGGCGGTGATTGATCAAACGTTGAAGCAGTTATCCCAATCAGTCTCAAGGCGCCTTGAAAAAAAGCAAGTCTTTGCAAGAGGGGTCCAGCTGACGATCCGCTATCATGATTGGCAAACGATTACGAGAAGCCAGAAGCTCTCAAATCCTGCTCAAAAGCCTGAAGATCTCTATAAACAAGCTAAACAAATTTTCCTAAAAGCATGGAACCAAGAATCTGTCCGCTTACTAGGTATCAGCACATACGATTTGATTGAGCAGCAATATGCTTATAAGCAACTCGATCTCTTTCATTATCAAGATGACATAAAAGAAGAAAAGCTTTCTCATTTAGTTAAGGAAGTGCATGAGAAATTCGGAGAGCAGGCACTGCAAAAAGGATTGTCTGGCAAATGGAAAAGAAAAGAAGTAGCATCAACTGAAGAAGGGACGAGTTTTAGCAAAGATTTTCTAGAACCAGAATAA